One Setaria viridis chromosome 5, Setaria_viridis_v4.0, whole genome shotgun sequence genomic region harbors:
- the LOC117858799 gene encoding cytochrome P450 CYP72A616, giving the protein MATRALLLLREAPPWAVAGAAAAVALLWLAAWTLEWAWWTPRRLDRALRAQGLKGTRYRLFTGDVRENARLNREARTKPLPLGCHDIIPRVLPMLHKVVKENGTVSFTWFGPTPRVMIPDPESVKEVLSNKFGHFGKQQFSRAGKLLGDGVANHEGEKWAKHRRILNPAFHHEKIKKMLPVFATCCVDVINRWENSMSSEGSSEIDIWPEFQNLTGDVISRTAFGSSYQEGRRIFQLQGELAERLIQSFQAIFIPGYWFLPTKNNRRMREINREIHKILREIIGKREKAMKNGETNNDDLLGLLLESNMRQSNGNAKLGLTTEHVIEECKLFYFAGMETTSVLLTWTLVVLSMHPEWQEQAREEVLNHFGRARPDFESLNRLKIVTMILYEVLRLYPPVVLLSRRTYKGMELGGIKYPAGVNLLLPIIFIHHDPNIWGKDAGMFNPERFADGISNATKHQAAFFPFGGGPRICIGQNFALLEAKMALCTILQRFSFELSPSYTHAPYTVITLHPQHGAPIRLKKL; this is encoded by the exons ATGGCGACTCGAGCTCTGCTGCTGCTACGAGAGGCCCCGCCGTGGGCCGtggctggcgcggcggcggccgtggcgctgCTGTGGCTGGCGGCCTGGACTCTCGAGTGGGCGTGGTGGACTCCGCGGCGGCTCGACCGGGCCCTGCGTGCCCAGGGCCTCAAGGGCACCAGGTACCGCCTCTTCACCGGCGATGTGAGGGAGAACGCCCGGCTCAACCGCGAGGCGCGGACGAAGCCGCTCCCGCTTGGATGTCACGACATCATCCCCCGCGTGCTGCCGATGCTCCACAAGGTCGTAAAGGAGAACG GGACTGTGTCATTCACTTGGTTTGGCCCAACCCCGAGGGTGATGATTCCAGACCCAGAATCAGTAAAAGAGGTTTTGTCTAACAAGTTTGGCCACTTTGGCAAACAACAGTTTAGCCGTGCTGGCAAGTTACTAGGAGACGGGGTCGCGAATCATGAAGGCGAGAAATGGGCAAAGCACAGGAGAATTCTCAATCCTGCATTCCACCATGAGAAAATAAAG AAGATGCTGCCTGTATTTGCTACCTGTTGCGTCGATGTGATTAACAGATGGGAAAATTCAATGTCTTCCGAGGGATCTTCTGAGATAGACATCTGGCCTGAGTTCCAGAATCTTACGGGCGATGTTATCTCACGAACCGCATTTGGCAGCAGCTATCAGGAGGGCAGGAGAATTTTCCAGCTTCAAGGAGAGCTAGCTGAACGCCTTATACAATCATTTCAAGCAATATTTATCCCAGGCTACTG GTTCTTGCCCACCAAAAATAACAGAAGGATGAGAGAAATTAATCGAGAGATCCACAAAATTCTGCGTGAAATAATTGGGAAAAGAGAGAAGGCTATGAAAAATGGCGAAACAAATAATGATGACTTGCTGGGCTTGTTACTGGAGTCAAACATGAGGCAATCAAATGGGAATGCAAAGCTAGGATTGACAACAGAACATGTGATTGAGGAATGCAAGCTCTTTTACTTTGCTGGTATGGAGACAACATCAGTCCTGCTTACTTGGACTCTCGTTGTGCTAAGCATGCACCCAGAATGGCAAGAGCAAGCAAGAGAAGAAGTATTGAACCACTTCGGAAGAGCTAGACCAGACTTTGAGAGCTTGAACCGCTTGAAGATT GTAACCATGATTTTGTACGAGGTCCTCAGATTGTACCCACCTGTAGTCCTATTAAGCAGAAGAACTTACAAGGGAATGGAGCTCGGTGGCATCAAATATCCAGCAGGCGTGAACCTTCTCCTGCCCATAATCTTCATTCACCATGATCCCAACATCTGGGGAAAAGACGCAGGCATGTTCAATCCAGAGAGGTTCGCCGACGGCATTTCCAATGCCACCAAGCACCAAGCCGCCTTCTTCCCATTTGGAGGCGGTCCCCGGATCTGCATTGGCCAGAACTTCGCGTTGCTGGAAGCGAAGATGGCGCTGTGCACCATACTCCAGCGCTTCTCATTTGAGCTCTCGCCGTCCTACACTCACGCGCCGTACACTGTGATAACTTTGCACCCTCAGCATGGTGCTCCAATCAGGCTGAAGAAGCTTTGA